One Triplophysa rosa linkage group LG9, Trosa_1v2, whole genome shotgun sequence genomic window carries:
- the six1a gene encoding homeobox protein six1a has product MSILPSFGFTQEQVACVCEVLQQGGNLERLGRFLWSLPACDHLHKNESVLKAKAVVAFHRGNFRDLYKILESHQFSAHNHPKLQQLWLKAHYVEAEKLRGRPLGAVGKYRVRRKFPLPRTIWDGEETSYCFKEKSRGVLREWYTHNPYPSPREKRELSDATGLTTTQVSNWFKNRRQRDRAAEAKERENSENNGIGGNKNQRSPLDGVKSLMSSSEDEFSPPQSPEHNPVLVLQGNMSNTGANPYPMPGLGAQHPIHNMQGHPHQIQDSLLGSLTSSLVDLGS; this is encoded by the exons ATGTCAATCTTGCCCTCCTTTGGCTTTACGCAGGAGCAGGTCGCATGCGTCTGCGAGGTGCTGCAGCAGGGTGGGAATCTGGAGAGGCTCGGACGTTTCCTCTGGTCCCTGCCAGCCTGCGACCACCTCCACAAGAACGAATCCGTACTTAAAGCGAAGGCCGTGGTGGCCTTCCACCGGGGAAACTTCCGTGATCTCTACAAGATCCTCGAAAGCCACCAGTTCTCCGCACATAACCATCCTAAACTTCAGCAGCTGTGGCTTAAGGCGCACTATGTGGAGGCGGAAAAGTTGCGAGGCCGCCCGCTCGGAGCTGTGGGAAAATACCGTGTGCGCAGGAAATTTCCTTTGCCGCGTACGATCTGGGACGGTGAGGAGACCAGTTACTGCTTCAAAGAGAAGTCTCGGGGCGTGCTGCGTGAATGGTATACTCACAATCCCTATCCATCTCCACGGGAGAAGAGGGAGCTTTCGGATGCAACGGGATTGACCACCACACAAGTCAGCAACTGGTTTAAAAACAGGAGGCAGAGAGACCGAGCAGCCGAGGCGAAAGAAAG AGAAAACAGTGAGAACAACGGCATTGGCGGTAATAAGAACCAGCGTTCCCCGCTCGACGGAGTAAAGTCGCTCATGTCCAGCTCGGAGGATGAGTTTTCTCCGCCGCAGAGCCCCGAGCATAACCCCGTGCTTGTGCTGCAGGGGAACATGAGCAATACTGGGGCTAATCCATACCCAATGCCCGGCCTCGGAGCACAGCATCCGATACACAATATGCAAGGACATCCGCACCAGATCCAGGATTCGCTATTGGGATCTCTGACATCCAGCCTTGTGGATTTAGGATCCTAG
- the six4a gene encoding homeobox protein SIX4a, whose product MSVSSSEVTVAGDIKKENVKCTEPLGQEQVKLLTLDTPASTVMLLGQQQPTPSERKMPSMDSLTAHGSPTAAPTSLAFSPEQVACVCEALQQGGNVDRLSRFLWSLPQSDLLRGNESILRAQALVAFHQARYQELYSILESHSFNPSCHSALQDLWYKARYTEAEKARGRPLGAVDKYRLRRKYPLPRTIWDGEETVYCFKERSRNALKDLYKQNRYPSPAEKRNLAKITGLSLTQVSNWFKNRRQRDRNPSEAQCKSESDGNHSTEDESSKGQESLSPCPMSTCADGTMGNASVPLCSGALEAGVIIQQVGDSRNSISPPAVIFNEVSVNTPTSIYHNGTPAFLSSTGHVLFSGMNVGLQPLACRSAAGVEMNSAEQDKGVTLSSGETDAASAYPSFHCSINGMEAEVKVENASPDVSARDRDASISLAFSAAASDGALQLDGYSMGVVSDKLVLPPLQLPSSPSSITQGDGTLSPSASTSLCHLQEHHRLRLTSLEPSPALYDLAAAHTLSAVKKEPLESADGYIYHPVLHLEQTGHLGYTNTSDPTHSSPTSLNTTVTTTQQEYTTLTVSTPLLAQTDITGEFRGHVTSSLNGDFLYAGSEREKVTGEMVGAMEEEGEKQLTKLKTVHIEEEMNDL is encoded by the exons atgtctgTTTCCTCTAGTGAAGTGACAGTGGCAGGCGACATCAAAAAGGAAAATGTGAAGTGCACGGAACCTCTCGGTCAGGAGCAAGTCAAACTCCTGACTCTAGACACTCCGGCTTCCACTGTGATGCTTTTGGGGCAGCAGCAGCCCACTCCATCGGAGCGCAAAATGCCCAGTATGGACTCTTTGACCGCGCACGGTTCACCCACAGCAGCTCCTACCTCTTTGGCTTTCTCACCGGAGCAGGTTGCTTGTGTTTGTGAGGCGCTTCAGCAAGGAGGCAACGTGGATCGGCTCTCCCGGTTTCTGTGGTCTCTGCCACAGAGCGACTTACTGCGCGGTAACGAGAGTATCCTCCGCGCCCAGGCGCTGGTGGCTTTCCATCAGGCGCGCTACCAGGAGCTTTACAGCATCTTGGAGAGCCACAGCTTCAACCCTTCGTGCCACTCTGCCCTGCAGGATTTATGGTACAAAGCCCGGTACACAGAGGCGGAGAAGGCCCGCGGTAGACCGCTGGGCGCAGTGGATAAATACCGCCTGCGACGGAAGTATCCCCTGCCCCGGACCATCTGGGATGGAGAGGAGACGGTGTACTGCTTCAAAGAGCGCTCCAGGAACGCGCTGAAGGACCTGTATAAGCAGAACCGGTACCCGTCCCCAGCCGAGAAGAGGAATCTGGCCAAGATCACGGGACTTTCCCTGACACAGGTCAGCAACTGGTTCAAAAACAGGAGGCAGAGAGACAGAAACCCCTCCGAGGCGCAGTGCAAGAG tgAGTCAGATGGAAATCACAGTACAGAGGATGAGAGCAGTAAAGGTCAGGAGTCTTTGTCCCCGTGTCCGATGTCGACCTGTGCCGATGGGACCATGGGTAATGCATCAGTGCCTCTCTGCTCTGGAGCTCTGGAGGCCGGGGTCATCATCCAGCAGGTTGGAGACAGCAGGAACTCCATCTCCCCACCTGCCGTCATCTTTAACGAAGTCTCTGTGAACACACCCACCTCCATTTACCACAACGGCACCCCAGCCTTCCTGTCTTCCACAGGACATGTGCTCTTCAGTGGCATGAATGTTGGACTCCAGCCTCTGGCTTGCAGGTCTGCTGCAGGTGTGGAGATGAACAGTGCAGAGCAGGATAAAGGAGTAACATTGTCGTCAGGGGAGACAGATGCTGCTTCGGCATACCCCTCATTTCACTGCAGCATAAATGGGATGGAAGCAGAGGTGAAAGTGGAGAATGCGAGCCCGGACGTGTCAGCCCGGGATAGGGATGCATCGATTAGCTTGGCGTTTAGTGCTGCGGCATCTGATGGAGCTTTGCAGCTCGACGGTTACAGCATGGGGGTGGTTTCAGATAAGCTGGTACTTCCTCCTTTGCAACTtccatcatcaccatcatcaatTACACAAG GTGATGGCACTCTCAGCCCTTCTGCTTCAACATCTCTGTGCCACCTCCAGGAGCACCATAGGCTGCGACTGACCTCCCTCGAACCCAGCCCAGCACTCTACGACCTGGCTGCCGCACACACACTGTCCGCTGTAAAGAAGGAACCGCTGGAGAGCGCTGACGGGTACATTTATCATCCCGTGCTTCACCTGGAGCAGACTGGTCACCTGGGATACACGAACACCTCTGACCCCACCCACAGTTCCCCCACCTCACTTAACACCACCGTGACAACGACCCAGCAAGAGTACACCACTCTCACAGTGAGCACACCCTTACTCGCCCAAACAGACATTACCGGTGAGTTCAGAGGTCATGTGACCTCGAGCCTAAATGGAGACTTCCTGTATGCGGGATCAGAGAGGGAGAAGGTCACAGGCGAGATGGTAGGAGCAATGGAGGAAGAAGGGGAAAAACAACTGACTAAATTAAAGACAGTTCATATAGAAGAAGAGATGAATGACCTATGA